aaaggaaaagaaagagttTATCTTCACTGCAACGATGCAGTGCAGAAGATGACCAAAGCTGATTCTTGATCAATATCCGATTATGGTTTCTGTTCAGTTCTTTGCATCAAAAACAATCAGAAAACAGCTTTAACTTCTTACAGTAGCCAAGGTCACATGACTTGTTTGCTTAGGTTTCTGCACAGATACAAACTGTTTAAGTGCATTTGTGTTGTTTGGATCCCACTGCTGCTCAACTTCCACGCCACGTCTGCACTTCCTGATTTTCTGAATCTAATTTTAGAAATCTTTCAGGTCATCTCAGTTCCCACCTGGctgatatgatatgataattGTCTCCTCTTGCAGAACAACAGCAATTTTCTGTAACATGTTCATTATTTATAAATAGTTTAACAGCGGTAAAGTATTTATatgataaaaaatgtttttttttactgtacaatcAAAAATACTTCTActcttaaaggtttttaaaaaaaacagagctgGAAATAGGCTGAATGCTGTATGTCCTTGTTAACATTTTCTCTCAGATAGATTTACTGCTGTCAGTGGACAGAAGCTTAACTAGTTTGAAAGCGTCTCACCTTGAGCCTTTTTATGCTTTTGACGAGCAGAGGCGCCGTTATCCCCACAAGCTTCTCCTGTTGTTTCAATGACAGCTTTTTGATACcatgaaaaaacaggaaaaaaaagtaagaatcCCAATGTGGCTGAAATCAAAGAATGATGAGATTAACAGAAAACACCGCACAGTACTGTGGACATTGTGAGACCCCTTCAGATGCTGGAAAAGATGACAGCAGCAGTAAGTGGCTTTTCAGAGTTGATGACGTGCAGCATCAAGGAGTTTGAAACGAATGCTTTGAAAGGAATGTACAGTTTCCACATCATTGATGCTGCCCCAATCCATTTGTCAATCTCATGCTCCACTCTCCCCATATTCGTGAAAAAGACCCCAAAATACTTGAACTACACAATCTGGGGTAGTGACTTGTCCTGGACAAGGACTGGGTACGTCaaccttttccggctgagaatcATGGTCTTGGCCTTGGATGTCCTTTCATTCCCGCCGCTTCACATTGGCGAACAGTGCACTGCTTCAGTGCAAGTAGGAGCCCACCActcgatgaagccaacagaaacaCTGCAAAAAGCAAAGATAAAATCCTAAGGCCACCAAAGTGGAAACCATCCACCACCGGGACACGCCTGTTctgtacaaaaaaacccaaccaaaCTGTACAGAATAGGCCTTTTCCGATTATTGTCTTCTCAAAGTCCACAAAACAAGTAGACTGCTTgtgcaaactcccatgcactcTGGAATATCCTTGCGGGGATAAAGAGCTGATCCAGTGTTGAAAACCGCATTGTTGCTCCTGTGTCTAAGATTCGGATGGGCTCTGCTCTCTGGCAGACTTTCCTGAAGACGCTGATGAGTGCGATCCCCTTATAGTTCTAGAATACCCtctggtcccccttcttaaaccAGGAAACGCCAATCCAGCCTGCAAGTTAAGGGACACCGCCCCGGAGCTCCTCACAACATTGCACAGATACGTCAACTAGCACACCCTACAGCATTCAGAGCCTTAAGGAACAAATATCCACCCCAGGTACTGTCCACCATCTTGTTCTGGGATTACCGCCACAAGAAGAACAAGTGACTAGTTCCATTATGTCCCAAACATCCAGAACTGGGTCGACCCAAAACAATCAACTCACTGAactcagttttcttctttttgtctgtAGGAATgtttagtaaaaaaaacaaaatgtataaatgttttGCATAAACAGGTTGTGCTTAGAACAATTTTTGGAGACATTCCTAACCACTGGAAGATGGAGGCATCTGCGCATTTCACAAATGAACATCAAAGACAAAAAGCTCCCTGAATCACAATCACGTTAATGCTGTGAAGAACATATAAACTAACCCAGATCCACATCACCTTTTGGATTCAGAGATTCATTTCTTGCATGGTATAGAGGAAATGATCAGAACTGCCAGAAGTGTACAGAGTGATGCATACATGTAAACACTGCAACCTGCATTTTTGTAGGTTTTATTAAACATAgttcataaaaacaacacatatatatttacattatttgagTCCTCAGACACTGAACCACAATAAATACAAATCCAagggaataaaaacaaatattagtGCTTGTTGTATGAAGCAATGTGGAAACTTTAGTGTATCTGGAGATTGCTAAAGACCGAtggcagcagcactgcagcTCATACCTGACTTTCAGCTCGCTACTTGTGCCTGACAAAAGTCTAACGCTACAGCTACAGAACATCCTCTGCACACACAGTAGGTTTgaatgagacaaaaaaaaaaaaactgtaacaaaaaTAATTCACTGTAACAGAGAAGACAAGCCAAATAAGATCTATGTTCGAAGATGaattaatagaaataataagACACGTAAATAAAAAACCTGCAACTTTGTCCAAGCTTCAATTTTCCCAGAAGCGCACACATATGCATTAACTGTACAAAGCATTGACTGTTGTTTGACCCTGCGGCCCAAACCAAACAATGGCGTCCCTTTTGCCGCCAGAAGCTGCCAGTTTAACATCCTCCCCTCCACACTGCGAGGCTGCACCACACCTGGCTCTTATTATAAATCATCCCCCAGCGTACCTCTTTAACGTGGTCGACGTGCCATTTGGTGTCAGGTATGCAGTCAATCACAGGAAATGGCACTTTGCTGAGTTTCCTGCtattgtttaaaattttttttgccTCTATGGAAAATCTTGGAGATCTGCTTTAAGCTTGACTCCTGTCACATCTCATTCAAGTTACCTTTTTACATCTAACTACATCTGTAGTGTTTTTAATAGTAAAAGCTAGTAGTTAAAATACTTCAGCAGCTTTAAGcaggacagaaaacaaaacaatactTTCATGTCAGATTAGACATCGGATTAAAGTGAACATGAAACACTACATTTATAAAGGCTGATTTACACTGTGGAGCCCTACTCTAATCTGTCATCCTGAAACGTCAGATCAGCCCCACCAACTGTGACTTAACAATCCAAGATGGCGGAAGTgaatgtaaacagcagtaaaaacgTAAAACTTATAATCTGGACTGCCACTGCTGTGATTTCACAGATGAATCCTATAATCATACTCACAGCACTGAACAGGCTCTATCCACGAAGGGGCCACAGCTGTGTTCTTAAtaagcacccccccccccgaatGGTTGCATCCTGCTAAGAATCAAAATGAACCCGGTTTCTCTGGTTTTCCCAAATTTCCTACTGGAATGCAAGATTGCTGAGGTAACTGGAAAATGGCTTTAGTATATGTGAACTACTGAGTGACAGAACTGTTTTACAACAACAGTTACAAATATAACTATTTTTCTTACCAATGCACATGGAAATCCTGACGTCCATCAGCATGTCCAcagaggaaaaagtctccatgttACGCTCTCCTTCACTTATATTAGGGTTTTGATTTTCCCCACTTCTAGTATGAAGTAATGCACTGACATCATCATCTCACTCACTCCAACGAGTGTAGCAACTTTCCCTCTGATGTTCCTGTTCTACACATCACTCTGTTCCCCCTGCAGAATCTCAGGATTCCTGATGTGTTTGAGATGGGCATGTAGTAACTTATGTTGTAAACTGGTTGGGCGTGTTTGAGGAAAGAAAGACTGTTTTACTGCATAAAACAACGCTTCACATCCTCTGAACATCTGCTCTGCCAGCTGATTGTGTGCCGTGTGTCTGCATCCAACCAAAGGAGGAAAAATCGTCCTTGTAAATCACTAGTCCACCTAACTCCAACAAGCTCTGCTCATTTATAAAGTGCTCTACAAACCCGAACAATACGGCTAACTGGTGGAGTCCCATATTTCAGTGCAGCTAGCCAATAATGAACGACCACTTCGTGCTGAAGAGACAGAGAGTGAAGGGGACAATACATCCTTGGTACTTTAACATAAAACTCACTACAACATAAACTAATGTAAGTCTATTAGCACCAACCAACCACATAACATCACTTTCCATACTGGCACAAGATGGCACTAAAAACCTTATAcacatattattattaaatccagcttcatagccattttttaaaagtggGACTCGATGCTGTAAATCAGCCTTTATACATGTAGCACTTCCTGTCCGCTTTAAATGTGTTCACAGTAACAATGCAGGGCACACGAAGAACAAAGCGGAGTCTTCTTCTGATGGAAATGACTTCAAAATATTACatgattcattcatttcaagTCTCTAgacaaattaaaacaacaaccaaGTAAAACTCGTTTTACTGgtgtgtggtttggagcctcCCCCGGCGAACGTCCATTGTACGTCTGCACTTCTTGACATTcttaaacattttcagtttctgtTTGGATCTTTCAGATCATCTCAGTTTCCGCCTGACCCGTCCTTACTTGATGTTTAGCCGTTGGTCATTGGCGTCTCCTCTGACAGATTtcaaaaagaagacaaagaagaaaaaagttacACACAGCTGTTAAAAACCTGAAGGCCTTATAAATATGGCCaaagttttaaattaaattaaacgcCGATTCAGGTGCCCGCAACTCTCAGCTCTGTATCATGTGACTAAACCATACATTTGTGAGAGGAGGACGAAAAGGTGAAAGGTGGCTCACATGGAGCAGAAAAGGAAGTGAGAAAGGAAATGAACTGAGGGACAGTATATGATGAATAAGTATTTTTAAAGCTGTGAGTCAGTCGAAGCAGCTTCCACAGAGTCCAAGATCAAACCACAGAGCTGGAGATATGCTAAACACGTCCTTTATAAACTCTATACCCAGAGCGATTTACTGCTGTTTAAGTAGTTTGAGACAGTTTTACCTTCAGTTTGTTCATCGTTTCGTTGTTGAGCAGTGGTGCCGTTAGCTGCAGGAGCTCCTGTTATTTTAATGACAGAAATATACACATCAGCTTTTTAATCCCACACAAAGCCCCACTGTgaacataaaaaatacaattttgggCTGAAACTTACTCTGATGTTCATCACTCCTCCAGAAATCTGAAGTGGatgaaaaaccccaaaaacaaaacataaagaacaatGACATTAACAAGAAACAGCACACAGAAGAACCACGGGTGTTTCTGAGTTCTACTTTCTAATagacactgatttaaaaaaaaaaaaaaaaaaaaaaaaaagggctatAAATGATTTGTTACTGACCTCCTTCCCACGGCATGGACTCTGCAGAGAGAATTACAGCAAAGGACAGTTAAAGAcaccagtttttgttttattgttcgtGGTCATCACTGAGCTGCCAACACTTTGATATTTATATCATAAAAAAGGACAATATTTTCTTTACGATGCTGTTATTATGCTGCATTTCACTGCCTGATCAGAGAATCTGATTTTGAACTAAAAATACATCCACGTTCACTAAAACGCTGCAGCATTTCTTGAAGCCAGTCAGTTCTGTTAAAGCTTCAGCTGTGATGGTTTCAACATTAGAGCTGAAACTGAAGAGAAATGCTCCTTCAGTCACGTTCTGAGATCATTTATGtacaacacaaactgtttgcaCGTCTCTCCATGTTGTTCGTGTTACCAAGATCCACCACGGGCACGTGGTTTGTAAAACTAACGCTCCAGTCTAAAGATGAATCACATGTCATGTATTCTTAAACTGACTGAAAATATCAGATAGCATTCACAACTAATTCACCATTTTAAAATAGAGAGTAACTGACAAAGCAAATCAAGTAAATGTTTACTTTTCAGCTTCAGATTTGTTTAGGAAGCACTTTGTTTTAGACTTCTTACCTTTTTCAAAAAACCACATTCCTGGaagaaatcaaaagaaaatTACAACATTAGATTAGCGATCCACCAGAAATGAAACTCAAATACAACCTCAAATAGACTTAAACGAAAAACCCTTATTCTGAAAGATCTGGGACAAACCCTACACTCACTAGCGACTTAATTTGTTACTCGCTAATATCGGGTTGAATCCCCTTTTGCCAAATGCACTAATTAATCAATCACCAGCAAATGTGAGCCCCTCTTTAAAATCAGAGGTTTTGACGGTGTGtcggtctggagcattcaggtgtctTCCACCTGAACAAATTCACTCCAGTCAGACGTGAAATTccaaaaaacccaagagctacatctcagactctactgGTCTCAATTAGCAAAACACTGAACGCGTGTGTGTTGTTTGTATGAAAGTGTCTTCATTCTAAATGAACATGGCAGCGGGGATTAGGTTTGTAAAACTGCATCTGAATAAACCACAAGACATCAGAAAAACATACTTTGGATGGTTGGACTGAAGTGGACATGTTCGGCCATTAAGCACAGCACCACATTTGGTGAAAATTAAGCAAAGCAGATCAGCACACAAACCTCAACTGTCATCACGATAGTGGAAGAGTGATGGTTTGAGGTGGTTTTGTAGCCACATGATCTGGGTACCTTGTGGTTATCGAGTCGAcaatgaactcctctgtataccaaagtattctagagtcaaatgtgaggccatctgttgCCTTCAAAACTGTCTGAAAATTTTAATGGCACAAATTCAACaagttgctggaaacattcaAGCATAATTTGGTTGTGAGAGGTTATTTGACTTGCTGTTATCTTCAGCTGGAAGCAGTCTGAGCACTGACAACAATGAGACATTTAGACACATAGAGCTCTGAAAACTTGAAAATCCAAGTAGATTACCAGCTTGTGAAAGACTCATCTGGCACCAATAACCACATCAAAGTCACTTTAGTCACCTTTCTTTCTCATTCAGCAGCCACCTTTgccatatgtgtatatataacgAGCAGCTGAGGAGGTGAACATGTGTATATGCTTTGTTTAAGCTCGATGCCAGCAATGCGTTTAAATAAATTACTACAGAGCATCTTTCCTAACATGTTGCATTAGCTTGTCTTTTAACAGCAAGCTGTAAGCATTAGCAAGCTGAGGAGACTGTTGTAGTTTTGAATTACATTGAGGTTCATTTCATGGTCaaggtcattttttaaaatattctgctgGAAtctgagtagggatgggtaccggtatctggtgccattatggcataaatggtagtaaccagaccgaaaagcagcgcacattttggtgctttatttctgtgcttttttcccccctgagctgtgatacacttcagattctagccaatcgttttacgtttccgaggatagtaggcggggccaggtacgtacgttcttttagagcagagctacagattaaaaatgcccaaggcgaagctgtcaaagtctggctgtacttcacagcaaaagatgcaaactcagcagcaacaagtgctttaagctgatactgtgatactgtcaaaggaggtaacacctcgaatccgatgaaacagctggcgacgcatagcggttttttaaaagccgagaaatgcgccgtatttgatagcttgctgcgagacctcacaccgagcacatctactgcgggtgtggtgcctgttatcggattcggagttagcaacatcccctaagaacccgaagaggagagtcctggcccctagccctgccagtgtagcaggaatgatgaggatgatgatgcagcagcagccgttcttctctgcgtgagtagcttaatgttgttcgtgtgtaatttacgttgagtaggctaaccacgttattacattaatgcatgtaaagtgaactagcaaacatcatcatagctacatgcggctgtcttcttgtttgatggcagatactcccttcaccctggctaaaaaggctaaaatgaccaaagaaaaagtggaaaacagctgaacatgagaggtttttggacaaagtttgtgttttttccattgtttaagcttccagccaagagtgataccatatatgccccatagctgcagaaaaggctaacattgttatctttttacaaaaaaaaaaaacagttaaacatgagaggtttttggacaaagtttgtgttctccattctttaagcaccagcaccgtttcaaaagtactggtttggtactggtatcggataaaacctaaacactACCCACCCCTACATCTGAGCCTATGAGTTTGGGGGACAGGGGGAATCACAATACTGAATATCAATATGCTGATAAAagactgtatttattttgtcacCTGTTTTCCATTTATGAAAGACAACCAGCAGTGTGACGACAACCAGCAGCACGATGAGCACTGTAAGTCCCATGTAAATGTTTGGACCTCCTCCAGGTGCTGTAAAATAATGACAGCAGCAGTAAGTGGCTTTTCAACGTTGATGACCTGTAGCATTAATAAGTTTGAAAGGAGTGTTTTACAGAAATAACTCACGAGATATCACAGAGAATGAGTCTGAAGAGATGGTGATCGGTTCACTTCTCTCCCGGCTGATTGGGTTTTCTATCTCACAGCTCAACTCATAACTGATTGAACTGTTCACCTGGAAATGCAGTGAAATTGTTAATATAATTGAAACCACAGAGAAGAAGTCTTCGCACCTTCTAAAGTCTACTTAAAATACCTTATGAACAGTATATTGTTTCCCAGATGAAACATGCTTCCCAGTATCATCTGACATCCACGTGTAGCTGACTGGAGTGGCTCTGGCTGTGGTTCCTTCACAGATCAACTCACATTTGCTCTCATCACAGGATTTGTTAACACTGGGTACAGGGACGGGAGCTGTTGTTAgaaaaggaaacaggaaaaTTCATCATGTGATTCACTTTCATTAGTTTTGATGTAACATACTAAACACTTTCAGTTTTACTTGATAAGCTGAACACAGTTTGATTTATCCACTTACAGAGGACGACGAGGCTAACTGGAGTGAGTCGCCTGTTGTTGATCTCGGGTGTGTAGCTGTTGCTGTCATTATGTAACAGACCGCTGATCGTCATCACACCAGTGGAAGTGTCCAGGTGGCCACGATCTTCAAACATATATGATACTGTTACCTTTAACTCATCACTGATAATCAAAGATGGGACCACTGCACCACTAACACAGCTTACCACGAAACTGACGATAGCCTGTTGCATTCGTATCTCCTGTCTCCCACTCCATGGCTTTGTTAGAACCTTCTTTCCATGAGATTTGTGTGATGGGGCCAGACACAGAGTTGGCAGGTGGTTTTAGGACAGCTTCTCCTCCCACTTTTCCATAGACTGTAGTATCTGCCCagataaatgatcagattaaAAACTTTAAAGTTTCTATTAGTGACTGGTCACATATTCAATAATGAAGATCAAACTGTTCTTTAGGAAAAAGTGACTAATTCTTTAAAGTAGTGTGAAAGTTTCATTCTGAATAAAGCTAAACTGCACACATACAACACGTTTCTATAAAAGTGCTTTGGCATTTCAAACATGCATCGTGCTGCTGTCTGTCTCATTGTATGCTAACTAATCCTGACTTATTTATCACCTGTTGTTTGACACATGCTGTTACAGCTGTAGCTTCCAGTTCACCTCCTCTATTCTGGAGTCCATAAGGACTCAGTCCTGGTGTGCTAGCTTTTGTTGACTGTAAGAAACTGGCTGAAAACACTATGTGAACGCCGGTTTGCACTGGGTGGGGTCACAAACAGGGAAAATCACTAAACTACGATTCAGCTTTCATAAAAACACCCACCCACTCcgcaaaaacacaattttcactATGTGCTACAAAACGAGCTGCTTTAAGGATCCTTCAAGAGGACAGCAGACTTACCCGCATGTACTGAAGGAGACACGGCAGCTAGGACACACAAACAGCCGAGCGACACGATTAGCGTCTCTGAATGCCACATCTTCGTCACTTAAACGGTCATAAACAACGAAAACTCCAGGCTGGAAGTACCGAGAAACATGCCAGATAAACTCAAAGTCAAAAACTAAACGCACAGTAGTTCAGACGAGCTAGCATAAACACCGAACAGCGCAGGGCGGAATGAAATGAAAGCAGGGTGGGAGTCCCCACCGGAACCCGGACATGCCTCTGTAACTAACACCCAAACGTGGTTATATTGTTGGATAATCACCATAAAGCGTTTGATACCAATAAAACTAACTTTAAACGAGGTTAAGCAAAGTTAAAGTACTTTTTAGAAAGTAAatggaaagttaaaaaaaacaaaaaaacaaacgtaGTTTTTCTCCCCCTGGCGACAATAATGTGTTACTGCAACCTAAGAAAAAGCTCCCCTCAATCTTATTTACGTCTTCAGAGATATGCATCCTGTGGTTATGAGATAAAAACTCATATTGCAGCACACTTACTAGTGACCAACATTTCTCATACCCACTCCAGTCAACTCTGATAAAGAGGAGTAATGCTTCCCTTTGCTGTACTAcaggtatttgttttttaatctcagGTCTTATTAAATTCAGAAAAGTGCTTTATTTAAATTACAGCATTCACTTTATTTACTTTGACTGTTGATTGTACAATATAAATGCTCTTTTGTGTCCCAGTGtcttttctgtcatcgttgtattttactcagttgtatatagtatttgtatttgtattctatttttatcttattgtatatttattttattgtattctactgtatatagtattttattctattctgtacagttgtgtactgtatttattcttattgtattctaatttttgcctcataacttttgcactgtccacttcctgctgtgacaaaacaaatttcccacgtgtgggactaataaaggttatcttatcttatcttaaccactgaaattaaagttaaaataacTTCCCAAATAAATGGCAAAAGACATTTCATTTCATATAAGTAAAGAAGAATTAACAGTGAACCGAAAGACAAAAAGTAAATCTTAAAAATGCTGTCAAAAGTCAAATGAAAATATAACCAAGTAGATTGCACCCAAAAGAGTTTTCAAATAGTTTTTTCTTTCAATGTTTTAGGTTCTAGTGGTTATCACAAACACAATGAAATCCCTATGTGGTTCCTACCTGTTTTAATGAATCCTGGTGATAAAGAAAGGAGCTTTTCAAAAGGATGAAACTGAAACAGACTACACACGTTTCCTGAAAGAGTGGACACTGTAGTAATTATTTTAATCCTTTTGAAATATAACAGAGGGACTAGGgtgaaaatcaatatttaacCACATTTCAGTGGTTGAGCTGTCAGTTTGTCCATTATTAGCAGTGTAAActtgtcacacacactgactggGAGCCCCTGTCAGAGAAAAGTGAAGGTATCACAAAGCTTCCTGCAGTATTTCCATCTGatccttaacctcctaagacccgaactcttccatggcatgtatttttaatttgtctttgatatttgggctgattgggacctcatgaatgtaaaaacaaagaatcaccagattttttttacccgatatttgtttctaagaaaaataccgtaagagccacatatgaagacattcattttaaattttgataaaacagaagcagtataatgtcctcgcaaggggatatcaggcccttgtggagctaaatttaatattttggtctagacaacccaaaatgtgatttattttgataaattaaaatactttaaacaaaacacaatcacataataataataataataataataataataataataataataataataataataataataataatttaaaaaaaacagcgcGTATCGATGTTGATGACGCTAGACGTAGATCGAATGCTGATTGGTTGAAACACTGAGTTGACCCGGGAAAGAGAAAAGCTTCACGGAAGTGGACAAAAATGCAGGCGCTCGAAAGTTTCGAGGAACAGTTAGCTGAACAAATTGCGTTACACCACAACCTTTATGACCCTGGACACAAGTATTACAAGAACCCGCACGTTAGCATCAAGTCGTGGCAAGAAATAGCAGCCGCCCTCCAGACAGAGCCGGACAAATGCCGCGAGAAGTGGAAGCAACTTCGGGACAGGTATGTTCGGGCCAAGAAAAAGTTCAACAGCAAAAGCAGCCAGCCAGCGAGACCAGCGAGAACCCCTCCGCTGCTGAAGTCCCTGTCGTGGCTGGACGGGTACGTGAAACACAGGAATGCCGTGACGAGGTACACAATAGAGGTACGAGACGCAATAACTTCCAGCtgtgcagaaaaataaataaataaaaataaacaaactataAGAAGGTTTGGGTTTTTTACAGTTCATGTGTCCTTAATAGAGTCCCGAAGACTTCTCATCCTCCCCCGCAGGGCCGGCCCAGGTGCTGGAAGACATGGCTAACCCTGTAAGtgttcctgtttgtgtgtgatgtTTTG
The window above is part of the Maylandia zebra isolate NMK-2024a linkage group LG23, Mzebra_GT3a, whole genome shotgun sequence genome. Proteins encoded here:
- the LOC143414960 gene encoding lymphocyte function-associated antigen 3-like; amino-acid sequence: MWHSETLIVSLGCLCVLAAVSPSVHADTTVYGKVGGEAVLKPPANSVSGPITQISWKEGSNKAMEWETGDTNATGYRQFRDRGHLDTSTGVMTISGLLHNDSNSYTPEINNRRLTPVSLVVLSPVPVPSVNKSCDESKCELICEGTTARATPVSYTWMSDDTGKHVSSGKQYTVHKVNSSISYELSCEIENPISRERSEPITISSDSFSVISPPGGGPNIYMGLTVLIVLLVVVTLLVVFHKWKTGMWFFEKESMPWEGDFWRSDEHQRAPAANGTTAQQRNDEQTEEETPMTNG